The proteins below come from a single Gimesia chilikensis genomic window:
- a CDS encoding CehA/McbA family metallohydrolase, with product MMRLLRTPLVCTLILLFCWWSSPANADLALLQIPEKPDPAASEKADLCQIAFKLTETQSGQQQVVPGMLRIRDTQGKLIPLPELLNRGTGVNSRPESERAGIHSWFVIPGEVQLSVPRSRLTLEAFSGLATELTRTEIDLTGKSSAEITLKLKRFADLSPEWKTANTHLHLMKLSREECDRYLQQIPAADRLDLVFVSYLERAIADKTYITNRYSKQDLQALSRSAGVQFGWGEEHRHNSTGYDEGYGHVMLLDIQRLIQPVSIGPGIMKQGTDGIPLARGIRSALADQATVVWCHNAWGLESTPNFLAGRVHALNIFDGGTRSTYEDSFYRYLNAGCQVPFSTGTDWFQYDFSRVYARLQQPLTPASWLESLRSGRTFITNGPLLDLHINGKSVGDQLELSPGQNRVTIQATGRGRLDFQKLELIHNGKVIQTESTKPVGKHFEAHFDLNLEIDEPGWIAVRTPSPSVPQDPQRQQQTPLNEYGRELFAHTSPIYLKWNGQAYFDLTQARAFLTEMQQNRKKIASQFLFADPQERAAVLDVYSDAIEVLQNRLNSP from the coding sequence ATGATGCGACTGCTTCGAACCCCGCTTGTGTGCACTCTGATCCTGCTGTTCTGTTGGTGGAGCAGCCCCGCGAATGCGGATCTGGCCCTGCTGCAGATTCCGGAGAAACCAGATCCCGCTGCATCAGAGAAAGCGGACCTCTGCCAGATCGCATTCAAGCTTACCGAAACTCAGTCAGGCCAGCAGCAAGTCGTACCGGGCATGCTGCGAATTCGGGACACCCAGGGAAAATTGATTCCGCTTCCGGAACTGCTGAATCGGGGAACCGGAGTGAACTCCCGCCCGGAATCTGAACGAGCCGGGATTCACAGCTGGTTCGTGATCCCCGGCGAAGTTCAGTTATCCGTCCCTCGTTCCCGACTGACGCTGGAAGCCTTTTCCGGTCTCGCCACAGAACTCACTCGAACAGAAATCGATCTCACGGGGAAGTCATCCGCGGAAATCACTCTCAAATTGAAACGATTCGCAGATCTCTCACCGGAATGGAAAACGGCCAACACCCATCTGCACCTGATGAAGCTCAGCCGCGAGGAGTGTGACCGCTATCTACAGCAGATCCCCGCTGCGGATCGACTGGACCTCGTATTCGTCTCCTATCTGGAACGCGCGATTGCCGACAAGACCTATATTACGAATCGCTACTCCAAGCAGGATCTGCAGGCATTATCCCGATCGGCCGGAGTGCAGTTTGGCTGGGGAGAGGAGCATCGTCATAACAGCACCGGTTACGACGAGGGATACGGACACGTGATGCTGCTCGATATCCAGCGGTTGATTCAGCCCGTGAGTATTGGTCCCGGGATTATGAAACAGGGGACGGACGGCATTCCGCTGGCACGGGGAATTCGCTCGGCACTGGCTGACCAGGCGACCGTTGTCTGGTGCCATAATGCCTGGGGGCTGGAATCGACGCCGAATTTCCTGGCAGGCCGCGTGCATGCTCTCAACATCTTTGATGGAGGGACACGCAGTACCTACGAAGACAGCTTCTATCGCTATCTGAACGCAGGCTGTCAGGTTCCTTTTTCCACCGGCACCGACTGGTTCCAATATGATTTCTCGCGCGTCTATGCTCGCCTGCAGCAGCCGCTCACTCCGGCCTCGTGGCTGGAGAGCCTGAGGTCAGGGCGAACCTTCATTACCAATGGTCCCCTGCTCGATCTGCATATCAACGGGAAATCGGTCGGCGATCAGCTTGAACTCTCACCGGGACAGAATCGCGTGACAATTCAGGCCACGGGACGGGGACGGCTTGATTTCCAGAAACTGGAACTGATTCACAACGGCAAAGTCATCCAGACCGAGAGTACAAAACCCGTCGGAAAACACTTCGAGGCACACTTCGACTTGAATCTGGAAATTGACGAACCGGGGTGGATCGCGGTTCGTACTCCTTCCCCTTCAGTTCCCCAGGATCCCCAGCGACAACAACAGACGCCCCTCAATGAATATGGGCGTGAGCTGTTTGCCCATACCAGCCCGATTTATCTGAAATGGAACGGACAAGCATACTTTGATCTGACACAGGCCAGAGCGTTTCTGACAGAGATGCAGCAGAACCGGAAAAAAATCGCCAGTCAGTTTCTTTTCGCTGATCCGCAGGAACGGGCGGCTGTGCTGGATGTGTATTCGGACGCCATCGAGGTACTGCAAAACAGACTCAATTCCCCCTAA
- a CDS encoding CehA/McbA family metallohydrolase, whose product MVLRLLPAALLTVLLLVVPGKNYLLAAESVEVVDVEGQPLGANVKRLISALDYLGAPLSDDLVQKLTAASEQRDARQIQKLLDPEVLCVVSLNPEVRTKVARGPAQAVLQQGGFTPFLIKVINQSTVTRQLQISSPQAGAVYSGAALNSLKRQAQTELNQNENKQSASDRFLEVELFQASPMTVRLSGLECEYVLALIYCHESGKREATLGFDVGAGTQDIGFRGEVPILFTVKKAIPVQLAIRDFDGKPTAARLQFRDQQKRVYPLQAKRLAPDFFFQPQIYRQDGETVLLPAGELEMEYSRGPEYQRLTRKISVSASEPQTVEVNLQRWLNPRDYGFYSGDHHIHAAGCAHYDNPTKGVTPLDMFKQVKGEGLNVGCVLTWGPCFDVQRQFFSSSADRVSEPLTILKYDLEISGFGSAALGHVCLLNLQNQTYPGTLGTVKGWPSWTVPVLRWCKEQGGVTGYPHSALRVNPPQAAIRMINELDRDQSESINAEEASQGLLPKTFASIDEDGDGQLNEQELTRALEQAADELPNLAVPEMNGGGAMEICVSTAEGVCDFVSAMDTERIPEWNTWYHILNCGYPLKVSGETDFPCMSSRRVGQGRVYVNLGDVDEVDFPEWCRGIQQGRSYVSDGYAHALEFQVGGQSPGFEDVQLKEPGQVEITAKVAFAAETPRAVAYGLLDPPEGKRAVGDTRVLHAPRNSEYVTGGERLVEIVRNGEVVARKKVPADGQVHDLKFTVPVLQSSWIALRQFPQLHTNPVNVIVDQRPIRASRESALWCAETIKLLWKNRHQKIADRERPAAEETYQRAIQSYIKRAQEAAQ is encoded by the coding sequence ATGGTTTTGCGATTGCTGCCTGCTGCGCTGCTGACTGTTTTGTTGCTGGTTGTACCAGGCAAGAATTACCTGCTGGCAGCCGAATCCGTGGAGGTGGTTGATGTCGAAGGTCAGCCGCTGGGGGCCAATGTTAAACGATTGATCTCTGCCCTGGATTATCTGGGAGCCCCGCTGTCTGACGATCTGGTGCAAAAACTGACTGCCGCCAGCGAACAGCGCGATGCACGACAGATTCAGAAACTACTCGATCCCGAAGTCCTGTGTGTGGTCTCGCTGAATCCCGAAGTCCGAACCAAAGTCGCCCGGGGGCCTGCACAAGCAGTTCTCCAGCAGGGGGGCTTTACGCCTTTTCTGATCAAGGTGATCAATCAGAGTACGGTGACCCGTCAGTTGCAGATTTCCAGTCCGCAGGCAGGTGCCGTCTATTCGGGAGCTGCGCTTAACAGCCTGAAACGGCAGGCGCAAACCGAACTCAATCAGAACGAGAATAAACAATCCGCCTCAGATCGCTTTCTGGAAGTTGAACTGTTCCAGGCCAGTCCTATGACGGTTCGTCTGAGTGGGCTGGAATGCGAATATGTACTCGCTTTGATTTATTGCCATGAATCGGGCAAACGGGAAGCAACCCTCGGCTTTGATGTCGGGGCCGGCACTCAGGATATCGGGTTTCGTGGGGAAGTACCGATTTTGTTTACCGTGAAAAAGGCGATTCCCGTACAACTCGCGATCCGGGATTTCGATGGCAAACCGACTGCGGCGCGACTGCAGTTCCGCGATCAACAGAAGCGGGTTTACCCACTGCAGGCCAAACGGCTGGCTCCCGATTTCTTTTTTCAGCCACAGATTTATCGACAGGACGGCGAAACCGTTCTCTTGCCAGCCGGTGAACTGGAAATGGAATATAGCCGCGGTCCCGAATACCAGCGACTGACTCGAAAGATTTCTGTTTCTGCCTCAGAACCGCAGACCGTAGAAGTCAATCTGCAGCGCTGGTTGAATCCGCGCGATTATGGATTCTATTCCGGGGATCATCATATTCACGCAGCTGGTTGTGCCCACTACGATAATCCGACCAAGGGTGTCACTCCGCTGGATATGTTCAAGCAGGTCAAAGGAGAAGGGCTGAACGTCGGCTGCGTGCTGACCTGGGGGCCCTGCTTTGATGTGCAAAGACAGTTTTTTTCATCCTCAGCCGACCGCGTCAGTGAACCATTGACGATTTTGAAATACGACCTGGAGATCAGCGGCTTCGGATCGGCCGCCCTGGGACATGTCTGTCTCTTGAATCTGCAGAATCAGACCTATCCCGGCACCCTGGGAACGGTCAAAGGCTGGCCCAGCTGGACAGTGCCTGTCTTAAGATGGTGTAAGGAGCAGGGGGGCGTTACCGGCTACCCCCATTCGGCCCTGCGGGTCAATCCACCCCAGGCGGCGATCAGAATGATCAATGAACTGGATCGTGATCAGTCTGAATCGATCAACGCAGAAGAAGCCAGCCAGGGCCTGTTACCGAAAACGTTCGCATCCATTGACGAAGACGGTGATGGCCAACTCAATGAACAGGAACTGACACGCGCACTGGAACAGGCTGCTGATGAATTACCGAACCTGGCAGTACCCGAGATGAACGGCGGAGGTGCCATGGAGATCTGTGTCAGCACCGCCGAAGGTGTCTGCGATTTTGTGAGTGCCATGGATACCGAACGGATTCCGGAGTGGAATACCTGGTACCACATTTTGAATTGTGGCTATCCCCTCAAAGTCAGCGGAGAAACCGACTTTCCCTGTATGAGCAGTCGTCGGGTCGGTCAGGGGCGCGTCTACGTAAATCTGGGGGATGTCGACGAAGTCGATTTCCCGGAGTGGTGTCGGGGAATTCAACAGGGGCGATCCTATGTTTCAGACGGCTACGCGCACGCACTGGAATTTCAGGTCGGTGGCCAGTCCCCCGGCTTTGAGGATGTCCAGCTCAAAGAACCGGGGCAGGTAGAGATTACTGCGAAGGTCGCGTTTGCCGCAGAGACTCCTCGAGCGGTCGCCTATGGTCTGCTGGATCCCCCCGAAGGAAAACGGGCTGTGGGAGACACGCGTGTCCTGCACGCACCGCGTAATTCGGAATACGTCACCGGGGGCGAGCGGCTGGTAGAGATCGTGAGGAACGGCGAGGTGGTCGCGCGAAAGAAAGTTCCCGCGGATGGTCAGGTGCATGACCTGAAGTTCACGGTTCCCGTGTTACAGAGTAGCTGGATTGCTTTGCGTCAGTTTCCGCAGTTGCATACCAATCCGGTGAATGTAATTGTGGATCAACGTCCGATTCGCGCTTCACGGGAAAGTGCACTCTGGTGTGCGGAGACAATCAAATTACTCTGGAAGAACCGTCATCAGAAAATCGCAGATCGCGAACGGCCCGCCGCCGAAGAAACCTATCAGCGGGCCATTCAGAGTTATATCAAGCGGGCGCAGGAAGCGGCCCAGTAA
- the dnaA gene encoding chromosomal replication initiator protein DnaA, with product MQPTSLAVEGTFCDSANRPTEAKLGPATTGSEEQSIYRLLAQQVGERGFQNWFAGKVRLKLDGNLLIVGVASPFLLTWMQKKFASKIYATAIACVGPSAEYRLEVEPELAALTSSAEESQQKSGSKSTSSGNVPFVERKASAPSVSSQNPNSVARQSNPFRGRRFADLSTFVKGKSNQLAYIAATQASDEPGALYNPLFIHGGVGIGKTHLLEGFYRRVRQLYPALNVVYLTAEAFGNYFSKALQERSLPGFRQRFRNVDVLIIDDIDFFESKRNFQEELLHTIKHLESHGRQLVFSSDRHPRLLTKMSEELTTRFLSGLVCRIEAPEKELRLEIARQRAHKLKTPITEGALAYVARRFTSNVRELEGAVNCLQTCHLMTGQKVTTSMARQVLADLERDCIRIIKLDDINQIVCSTFGVSEADLKSSRRARNISQPRMLAMFLARKLTQAAYSEIGDYFGGRNHSTVMSAEKQVRKWLESHSSIQVALQEWPTEEIIESLEQQLLAS from the coding sequence ATGCAACCCACGTCTTTGGCAGTGGAGGGTACGTTTTGCGATTCTGCAAATCGACCAACGGAAGCCAAGCTGGGGCCAGCAACAACCGGGTCAGAGGAGCAATCAATTTATCGGTTGCTCGCACAACAAGTCGGTGAACGTGGTTTCCAGAACTGGTTCGCAGGAAAAGTCAGACTCAAACTGGATGGCAATCTGCTGATTGTCGGCGTTGCCAGTCCGTTTCTGCTCACCTGGATGCAGAAAAAATTCGCCTCGAAAATCTATGCCACCGCGATTGCCTGCGTGGGACCTTCTGCTGAATACCGGCTGGAAGTTGAACCGGAACTGGCTGCCCTGACCAGTTCTGCTGAAGAGAGCCAGCAGAAATCTGGCAGCAAGTCGACTTCTTCTGGTAACGTTCCATTTGTTGAGCGGAAGGCATCTGCTCCATCCGTGAGTTCCCAGAACCCGAACTCAGTGGCACGGCAGTCAAACCCGTTTCGCGGCAGACGCTTTGCGGACCTGTCTACCTTCGTCAAAGGTAAGTCGAACCAACTGGCTTACATTGCAGCAACCCAGGCCAGCGATGAACCGGGCGCACTTTACAATCCGCTGTTCATTCATGGCGGCGTCGGCATTGGTAAAACGCATCTGCTGGAAGGCTTCTATCGCAGAGTTCGTCAGCTGTATCCCGCGCTGAATGTGGTTTACCTGACTGCGGAAGCGTTCGGTAACTATTTCTCCAAGGCGCTGCAGGAACGCTCGCTGCCCGGCTTTCGTCAGCGGTTCCGCAATGTTGATGTTTTAATTATTGATGACATCGACTTCTTCGAATCAAAACGCAACTTCCAGGAAGAGTTGCTGCACACGATCAAACATCTGGAAAGCCATGGGCGACAACTGGTCTTTTCTTCAGACCGTCACCCCCGACTGCTGACCAAGATGAGTGAAGAACTGACGACCCGCTTCCTGTCCGGACTGGTCTGTCGCATTGAAGCTCCCGAGAAGGAACTCCGTCTGGAAATCGCCCGTCAGCGGGCTCATAAATTAAAGACACCGATTACCGAAGGGGCACTTGCCTACGTAGCCCGCCGCTTCACCAGCAACGTTCGGGAACTCGAAGGTGCGGTCAACTGTCTGCAGACCTGCCACTTGATGACCGGCCAGAAAGTGACCACCAGCATGGCCCGTCAGGTTCTGGCGGACCTGGAGCGGGATTGCATTCGCATCATCAAGCTGGATGACATCAACCAGATTGTCTGTTCCACATTTGGCGTTTCTGAGGCAGACCTGAAATCGTCACGTCGCGCCCGAAATATCAGCCAGCCCCGGATGCTGGCCATGTTCCTGGCACGCAAACTGACGCAGGCGGCTTACAGCGAAATCGGTGACTATTTCGGCGGACGCAATCACAGCACTGTGATGTCCGCCGAGAAGCAGGTTCGCAAATGGCTGGAGAGCCACTCTTCTATTCAGGTTGCTCTCCAGGAATGGCCAACCGAAGAGATTATCGAATCTCTGGAACAACAGTTACTCGCCAGCTGA
- a CDS encoding RNA polymerase sigma factor, producing MQLQMVDKKIEQRESLASGGVISDARLVEAARKGDDSAFGELVLRYERRLIRVLIQFVKSPELAEDLAQDTFLKSYERLDQFDTSRRFGPWLFRIGVNQALDYLRKQKRRGWWLLFSDSPSDTPFDPSVPDPRNKIDINQEVQAILEEIPEKYRTVLVLRDLENFSTSEIAAILDRKEATIRWRLAEARNRFQKLWSHRQNVENSMSGKE from the coding sequence ATGCAGTTACAAATGGTCGATAAGAAAATAGAGCAACGAGAATCTCTGGCTTCGGGCGGTGTCATCAGTGACGCACGCCTCGTAGAAGCTGCTCGTAAAGGCGACGACAGCGCATTCGGCGAACTGGTCCTGCGCTATGAACGCCGACTGATTCGTGTACTGATTCAGTTTGTCAAAAGCCCCGAGTTGGCTGAAGATCTGGCTCAAGATACGTTTCTGAAGAGCTACGAGCGGCTTGATCAGTTCGATACATCCAGGAGATTTGGTCCCTGGTTGTTCCGGATTGGAGTCAATCAGGCATTGGACTATCTGCGTAAACAAAAACGGAGAGGCTGGTGGTTGTTATTCAGTGACAGCCCCTCAGATACTCCGTTCGATCCTTCTGTTCCTGACCCCAGGAACAAGATCGACATCAACCAGGAAGTTCAAGCCATTCTGGAAGAGATTCCCGAAAAGTACCGTACCGTGCTCGTACTGCGAGATCTGGAGAATTTCTCCACTTCTGAGATTGCTGCCATTCTGGATCGGAAAGAAGCAACCATCCGCTGGCGGCTGGCAGAAGCCAGAAATCGTTTTCAGAAATTATGGTCTCATCGGCAAAACGTTGAAAATTCCATGTCGGGCAAGGAATAA
- a CDS encoding aldose epimerase family protein, whose amino-acid sequence MNRWKCCSGLLSALILLAGCAGEKTPPADPSQTAVDQEQTKDAEMNAGSEFQLAVQSEPYGTTADGQDITQFLLSNNKGTSVSIINLGAIVTAIYLPDRDGKTENITLGFDSLAGYEKKGPYFGAICGRYANRIKDGKFELDGKTYQLAQNNPPSHLHGGESGFDKKVWAAEKFSDKDAVGVRLSLVSPDGEEGYPGKLTLKVVYTLNNENELKIDYTATTDKATPINVTNHCYWNLSGAGDGTVLDHELLLNCDKYLPVSDEAIPTGELAPVKGTPMDFTSTHKIGERIDQVEGGYDHCWVVNPAEKQPALTARAKDPVSGRVMEVYTTEPGVQFYTGNFLDGTPASGGFPKHGGFCLEAQHFPNSPNQPEFPNTILKPGEVYEQTTIHKFSVE is encoded by the coding sequence ATGAATCGATGGAAATGCTGCAGCGGACTGTTGAGTGCCCTGATTCTGCTGGCAGGTTGTGCCGGGGAGAAAACTCCGCCCGCTGACCCTTCTCAAACTGCTGTAGATCAAGAACAAACTAAGGATGCCGAAATGAATGCCGGAAGTGAATTTCAGCTGGCCGTACAAAGTGAACCATATGGGACCACCGCTGACGGTCAGGATATTACCCAGTTTCTGCTCTCCAATAATAAAGGGACGAGTGTCAGCATCATCAACCTTGGTGCGATTGTGACCGCCATCTATCTGCCGGACCGGGACGGTAAAACGGAAAACATCACACTTGGCTTTGATTCCCTGGCCGGATATGAAAAGAAAGGTCCTTACTTCGGCGCCATCTGTGGCCGTTATGCGAACCGGATTAAAGACGGCAAATTCGAACTGGATGGCAAAACATATCAGCTCGCCCAGAACAATCCACCCAGTCACCTGCACGGTGGCGAATCTGGATTCGATAAAAAGGTCTGGGCGGCAGAAAAATTTTCCGACAAAGACGCGGTAGGCGTTCGCCTGAGCCTGGTCAGTCCGGATGGTGAAGAGGGGTATCCGGGCAAACTGACTTTGAAAGTCGTCTATACCCTCAACAACGAAAATGAGCTCAAGATCGACTACACGGCGACGACAGACAAAGCGACTCCTATTAATGTAACCAATCACTGCTACTGGAATCTGTCGGGAGCCGGGGACGGAACGGTTCTGGATCACGAACTGTTGTTAAACTGTGACAAATATCTCCCGGTATCAGACGAAGCGATACCTACTGGTGAACTGGCTCCGGTCAAAGGGACGCCGATGGACTTTACTTCCACTCACAAGATCGGCGAACGCATTGACCAGGTCGAGGGTGGCTATGATCATTGCTGGGTTGTCAATCCGGCGGAAAAACAGCCTGCTCTGACCGCTCGGGCAAAAGATCCGGTATCGGGACGCGTGATGGAAGTCTATACGACAGAACCGGGCGTGCAGTTTTACACCGGGAATTTTCTGGATGGCACTCCGGCTAGCGGCGGCTTTCCCAAGCATGGCGGTTTCTGTCTGGAAGCACAGCATTTCCCGAACTCTCCGAATCAGCCTGAGTTTCCCAATACGATCCTCAAACCGGGTGAAGTCTACGAGCAGACGACCATCCATAAATTCTCAGTCGAATAA
- a CDS encoding GNAT family N-acetyltransferase: MISRLAAELRLTGDFNQFRISTPPMSITVSLASAEELPEASAFIFADAPETEREIQIQEFQKTISAGQEGQNQVLLAHEAGLLLGVGILVFSDPATSCLWPPFTSRKDCADEILQEMARRIDESGVSIGQVLIDPAQLHTRRLLTRNGFPHLTNLQFMRHPLSNLPSTESLKEKQIEPVRFDAVQNRQRFLDMLELTHQESHDCPALNQVRTAEESLESHRSSGDSDQAHWYLFQRGETDLGILLLSEHQSDLSWEVVYMGVAPDQRGQGTGSAMIQFGLEQARAYNQSALTLAVDHKNSYAIKIYEELGFVRQNTLSVHARLRSQFPGKKPKFN, from the coding sequence ATGATATCCAGACTAGCCGCTGAACTGCGGCTGACGGGTGACTTCAATCAGTTTCGGATATCTACACCTCCCATGTCGATCACGGTCTCACTTGCCTCAGCGGAAGAGCTTCCCGAAGCCTCCGCCTTTATCTTTGCCGATGCTCCAGAGACCGAGCGTGAAATACAGATCCAGGAGTTTCAGAAAACTATCTCGGCTGGGCAGGAAGGACAGAACCAGGTTCTACTGGCCCATGAAGCCGGACTGCTGCTCGGGGTCGGAATCCTGGTCTTTTCCGATCCCGCCACTTCCTGTCTCTGGCCCCCCTTTACCTCGCGGAAGGACTGTGCCGATGAGATTCTGCAGGAAATGGCCCGGCGAATCGATGAGTCCGGGGTCAGTATCGGCCAGGTGCTGATCGATCCGGCACAACTTCACACCCGTCGCCTGCTCACACGAAACGGGTTTCCGCACCTCACGAATCTTCAGTTCATGCGGCACCCGCTGAGCAACCTGCCGTCGACAGAGTCGCTGAAAGAGAAACAGATTGAACCGGTCCGTTTCGATGCCGTGCAGAACCGTCAGCGATTTCTGGATATGCTGGAATTGACGCACCAGGAATCTCACGACTGCCCTGCTCTGAATCAGGTACGCACAGCTGAGGAATCGCTGGAATCGCACCGCAGTTCAGGGGACTCGGACCAGGCCCACTGGTACCTGTTTCAAAGGGGAGAAACCGACCTGGGCATTTTACTCCTGTCTGAACATCAGTCCGATTTGAGTTGGGAAGTCGTTTACATGGGGGTCGCTCCGGACCAGCGGGGACAGGGTACAGGTTCTGCGATGATCCAATTCGGACTGGAGCAGGCACGAGCATACAATCAGTCTGCGTTAACTCTCGCCGTGGATCACAAAAATTCCTATGCGATAAAGATTTATGAAGAGTTGGGTTTTGTCAGACAAAACACATTAAGCGTCCACGCGCGACTTCGTTCCCAATTCCCGGGAAAAAAACCGAAATTTAATTAA
- a CDS encoding DUF1559 domain-containing protein yields MRKASNTRRGFTLIELLVVIAIIAILIALLLPAVQQAREAARRSQCKNNLKQIGLALHNYHETHGLFPSGWIGVQPGVGPNVEYGSGWGWGTMILPYLDQSPLYNQINFNLAINDPAQTPGIIDVSLSVYRCPSDPSSQTFELEEEGSPGTVLATLATGNYVGVFGDEELDSCDSVPAGSTCKSTGVFYQNSNTRFRDITDGTSQTVFVGERKTNADLGWHSTWVGVVPEGEETFARPLGATDHPPNDPAAHFDDFSSHHTGGAQFLFGDGRVRFISENIDEGVYRSLSSIRGGEITNFE; encoded by the coding sequence ATGCGAAAAGCCAGTAATACCCGCCGCGGCTTTACCTTGATTGAACTGCTGGTGGTGATCGCCATTATTGCCATCCTGATCGCCCTGCTCCTCCCTGCTGTGCAACAGGCCCGCGAAGCGGCCCGCCGCAGCCAATGTAAGAATAATCTCAAGCAGATCGGTCTGGCCCTGCATAATTATCACGAAACCCATGGACTGTTCCCTTCCGGCTGGATTGGAGTTCAGCCCGGTGTGGGTCCCAATGTCGAATACGGCAGCGGCTGGGGCTGGGGAACAATGATCCTGCCTTATCTCGATCAAAGCCCGCTGTATAACCAGATCAACTTTAATCTGGCGATTAACGATCCTGCTCAAACTCCCGGCATCATTGATGTCTCCCTATCGGTTTATCGCTGCCCCTCTGATCCCTCCTCACAAACTTTCGAACTGGAGGAAGAAGGCAGTCCCGGGACCGTGCTCGCGACACTCGCCACCGGAAACTACGTCGGTGTCTTCGGTGATGAGGAGCTCGACAGCTGCGACTCTGTTCCCGCTGGTTCCACCTGTAAAAGCACAGGCGTGTTCTATCAGAACAGCAATACCCGTTTCCGCGACATCACTGACGGTACCTCACAGACCGTTTTTGTGGGCGAACGCAAAACGAATGCAGACCTGGGCTGGCACTCCACCTGGGTGGGCGTCGTACCCGAGGGTGAAGAGACCTTTGCCCGTCCGCTGGGAGCCACCGACCATCCCCCGAATGATCCTGCTGCCCACTTTGACGATTTCAGCAGCCATCATACAGGCGGAGCCCAGTTCCTGTTTGGAGACGGCCGCGTACGCTTCATCTCAGAAAATATTGATGAAGGCGTCTATCGATCACTCTCCAGCATCCGCGGCGGTGAGATCACCAACTTCGAATAA